From Leptolyngbya sp. KIOST-1, one genomic window encodes:
- a CDS encoding AAA family ATPase has protein sequence MKIELAGWKSEGLRCPDVEIDLTNHEEITPVSLIQMPNGTGKTTTLTMIRASMNGEASGWTPEKIRSLRRPAESHSAGIFILKLRVDEKPLTFELKLDFDRGKAEYRTTSVGSGGIKPGWDPPPEVKRFLDSRFVQLFVFDGEFADKLLDSNESEASKAIDALFQLYLLQDIKQLAEKSWETATKNKSAKAEKGLSQRRNKVDKLRERISRVSEAREEAVIELETLETQIELLEQKINDQIGSEQTLRDNFEAKKRDEINARNRVEASALEVMNRIRQPHLLHEAFSDSLGELKLQLDRLRLPASTSSQFFNELLEEDECICGRPLDSHSREVISKRSELYLAEDTSGILNALKQDIDLQVRQVGNETSVDLTQKIEILERAVSDNKLAETAVRVLEQELIDKGDEELRIWVDERKSKDERRKKLKDLLEDIDRSASSSDNESTLCLASLKKLLKSAESDLAEITGTLELRAKTDILTMIVEQAFKKAQLNLQMAIAEECNNRLERVLSRDPIRIEKIDRSLKLRNQEGASVGQTLSVGYTFLTTLLSRGQHQFPLIVDSPANPLSMEVRREIAKLIPSLCKQFVAFTISSERAGFTDILHESSGSSTKFFTLFRLTPGTESLMLSLPAEGVKKTSNSALIEGKEYFDKFDLNEAEG, from the coding sequence ATGAAAATTGAGTTGGCTGGTTGGAAAAGCGAAGGCTTACGATGTCCTGATGTTGAAATTGATTTAACTAATCATGAAGAGATTACACCTGTATCACTAATACAGATGCCTAATGGAACAGGCAAGACCACAACTTTAACAATGATACGAGCTTCAATGAATGGAGAAGCATCAGGATGGACTCCAGAAAAAATTAGAAGTCTCCGTAGACCTGCTGAATCTCATTCAGCAGGAATTTTCATACTAAAACTAAGAGTAGATGAAAAACCTCTAACATTTGAGCTTAAATTAGATTTTGATAGAGGAAAAGCTGAATATCGCACTACTTCTGTTGGGAGTGGAGGAATAAAACCTGGTTGGGATCCTCCGCCGGAAGTAAAACGATTCCTTGACAGTAGGTTTGTTCAGTTGTTTGTGTTTGATGGCGAATTTGCAGATAAACTTTTGGATTCAAATGAGTCGGAAGCTTCTAAAGCAATTGATGCACTTTTTCAACTATATTTACTGCAAGATATAAAACAATTAGCAGAAAAGTCTTGGGAGACAGCAACCAAGAACAAGAGTGCAAAAGCTGAAAAGGGATTAAGCCAGCGTAGAAATAAGGTTGATAAGTTAAGAGAAAGAATAAGCCGGGTATCTGAAGCCCGAGAAGAAGCAGTTATAGAGTTAGAAACCCTAGAAACACAAATAGAGTTATTAGAGCAAAAAATCAACGATCAGATTGGTAGTGAACAAACTTTACGAGACAACTTCGAAGCAAAAAAACGTGATGAGATTAATGCTCGCAATAGAGTTGAAGCTTCGGCATTAGAGGTAATGAACCGAATTCGACAACCTCACTTATTGCATGAGGCTTTTTCCGATTCGTTAGGAGAGCTTAAACTCCAATTAGATCGTTTGCGCTTACCAGCTAGTACATCGAGTCAATTTTTTAATGAGTTATTGGAGGAAGATGAGTGCATCTGCGGACGTCCTTTAGATAGCCACTCACGGGAGGTAATCAGTAAGCGGAGCGAACTTTACTTAGCTGAAGATACGTCTGGAATATTAAATGCACTGAAACAAGATATCGATCTTCAAGTGCGTCAAGTAGGAAATGAAACATCGGTAGACTTAACTCAAAAAATAGAAATTTTAGAGAGAGCAGTATCGGACAATAAGCTAGCTGAAACTGCTGTTAGAGTTTTAGAGCAAGAACTAATTGATAAGGGTGATGAAGAACTAAGAATCTGGGTTGATGAGCGAAAAAGTAAGGATGAGCGCAGAAAGAAACTAAAAGACTTGCTTGAAGACATAGATCGTAGTGCAAGCTCTAGTGATAACGAGAGTACTCTCTGTCTAGCATCGTTAAAGAAGTTGCTCAAGAGTGCAGAGAGTGATCTAGCAGAAATTACAGGGACTTTAGAACTGCGTGCTAAAACAGATATCTTAACGATGATAGTTGAACAGGCCTTTAAGAAAGCACAGTTAAACCTGCAAATGGCGATTGCTGAGGAATGTAACAACCGTCTTGAAAGGGTGCTGTCGCGTGATCCAATTCGAATCGAAAAAATTGATCGTTCCCTTAAACTTCGAAATCAGGAAGGAGCAAGTGTTGGCCAGACTCTTTCTGTTGGTTACACTTTCTTAACAACTTTATTAAGTAGAGGACAGCATCAGTTTCCACTAATTGTAGACAGCCCAGCAAACCCTCTTTCAATGGAAGTACGGCGAGAAATTGCAAAGCTGATACCTAGTCTTTGCAAGCAATTTGTTGCATTTACAATTTCATCGGAGAGAGCAGGATTCACAGATATTTTGCATGAAAGTTCGGGAAGCTCAACCAAGTTCTTTACTTTATTTAGACTTACACCTGGCACAGAAAGTTTGATGCTTTCACTTCCTGCTGAGGGAGTCAAAAAAACCTCAAATTCAGCTCTCATAGAGGGTAAGGAATATTTTGATAAATTTGATTTAAATGAGGCAGAGGGATAA
- a CDS encoding HNH endonuclease domain-containing protein, giving the protein MDDDRLPSGAFSQLPDSSKVNVAALTRLFASTTNSYKYLFFLSLLDIMRRRCFEVTEPISFQDLIVEMLSNAWFPHTFFKLSFGTQDQVAQKLDALDLTITEPIIRFRDTDKTLFRRAIALQDLDDVVSHLSRYVPFRLIAPFLEHQLAGVSRGKGNQLEVAIPAIANRCFNSDKPLYRFDSEQHNRCQAVIIHPAWASYLEQHHGIVRGWAAWEWLTYMQKRNPSTPAIANKLFMPTRRDSLTKQTDYWKLVLCSQPLRCIYSQQVIDPNRFSLDHYLPWSFVAHDQLWNLVPTLPEVNSAKSNNLPSNEYFAQFVTVQHSGLLATREALTAGKWERQIEPFINDLGISTQDELLDVQRLGNAYERVVKPLVSLAANQGFSIEWRY; this is encoded by the coding sequence ATGGATGACGATCGACTGCCTTCTGGGGCTTTTAGTCAATTACCTGACTCAAGCAAGGTCAATGTTGCTGCACTAACCCGTCTATTTGCCAGCACCACCAACTCCTACAAATACCTCTTCTTTCTGTCACTGCTCGATATTATGAGGCGTCGCTGCTTTGAGGTGACAGAGCCGATCAGCTTTCAAGACCTGATTGTGGAGATGCTGTCTAACGCCTGGTTCCCCCACACGTTTTTCAAATTGTCCTTTGGCACCCAAGACCAAGTGGCTCAAAAGCTGGATGCCCTGGATCTAACTATCACTGAGCCCATTATCCGCTTTCGCGATACCGATAAAACCCTTTTCAGAAGAGCGATCGCTCTTCAGGATTTAGATGATGTGGTGTCTCACCTCAGCCGTTACGTTCCCTTCCGGCTGATTGCGCCCTTTCTAGAACACCAACTGGCGGGAGTCAGTCGGGGCAAGGGGAACCAGCTAGAGGTCGCTATACCTGCGATCGCAAACCGTTGCTTCAACAGCGACAAACCACTCTACCGATTTGACTCAGAACAGCACAACCGCTGTCAGGCGGTGATCATCCATCCAGCCTGGGCCAGCTACCTAGAGCAGCACCACGGAATTGTGCGCGGTTGGGCCGCGTGGGAATGGCTGACTTACATGCAAAAACGGAACCCGAGTACTCCGGCGATCGCTAACAAGCTGTTCATGCCCACCCGGCGCGATTCGCTGACCAAGCAGACCGACTACTGGAAGTTGGTGCTGTGCTCCCAACCGCTCCGCTGCATCTATTCTCAGCAGGTGATTGACCCCAACCGCTTTTCCCTAGATCATTACCTGCCCTGGTCATTTGTGGCTCACGACCAGCTATGGAATTTGGTGCCGACACTGCCAGAGGTCAATTCAGCTAAATCGAACAATCTTCCATCCAATGAGTACTTTGCCCAGTTTGTGACAGTTCAACATTCTGGGCTCTTGGCCACTCGCGAAGCCTTAACAGCAGGCAAATGGGAAAGACAGATAGAGCCTTTTATCAATGATTTAGGCATAAGCACTCAG
- a CDS encoding CxC ATPase DNA modification system associated small protein: MSSLDYEVISALYEAVSESGQLDKVAKRIEAWLNAMSTSELSASDEQDYLENVRSAITVNVTGDLHEN, encoded by the coding sequence ATGTCAAGCTTAGATTATGAAGTTATTAGTGCTCTTTATGAGGCCGTAAGCGAGTCAGGTCAGTTAGACAAGGTTGCCAAACGAATTGAAGCATGGCTTAACGCCATGAGTACTTCAGAACTTAGTGCAAGTGATGAGCAAGATTATTTAGAAAATGTCCGATCTGCTATTACTGTTAACGTAACTGGTGATCTTCATGAAAATTGA
- a CDS encoding DEAD/DEAH box helicase family protein: MHNNSDEILISKDFIRSLASHYRSGESNLGKEFFSPCLRHCLEYQRAVGYFSSKALLAWLDVLPRFSEESVKIYLLISPELSSGDRIALQNALNEQERQKLRKLSAESLIEELLNEPIVSDYIERSIQLFAWMVANDHLVLQFAFPEHVEKPGIFHEKIGIFRFPWGDKVAFTGSANESENGYERNYESIDVYRSWISGDEERVRIKQEQFEEAWAAKAVGLKVLPLSLESAALIRSKAPDKKPSVDLECDLKKSIAKDKPNTYLNGLTNSQQDKRDKVQWRHQDEAIAAFLKIRHGVLEMATGTGKTRTAINILSVLDQNNEIDGIVISTEGTDLLDQWRKEIEPWAIKRLRPYRVLRHYDKHHELGEFALNHNRAILVISREQLASLFNRLDSSFKERLIIIHDEVHGLGSPSLRTKLAGEHQAFGYRLGLSATPEREYDQEGTKFIFEEIGDVFFQFGLKEAIERGILCEFDYVPLTYPVTEGDRQRLQQVYAKRSARQREGRPMTKQELWTELARVYKTAEKKPEIFAEYLSLNPQVIKSTIIFVEDKAYGEPILEALDSYTHRYRTYYAEDDRRNLVDFSRGSIDCLITCHRISQGIDIRNLQNVILFSSSRARLETIQRIGRCLRTDPSFPEKRAMIVDFVRSKEDEDNELNADEARCIWLSALSQTRRIE; encoded by the coding sequence ATGCATAACAACTCAGATGAAATATTAATTAGCAAGGATTTCATCAGAAGTTTGGCAAGTCATTATCGAAGCGGAGAATCAAACCTCGGGAAAGAGTTTTTTTCTCCTTGTTTAAGGCATTGCTTAGAATATCAGAGGGCTGTCGGCTACTTCTCAAGCAAGGCACTGCTTGCATGGCTGGATGTCTTGCCAAGATTTAGCGAGGAATCAGTAAAAATATATTTGCTAATATCCCCTGAACTATCTAGTGGAGATCGTATTGCATTACAGAATGCTTTAAACGAACAAGAGAGACAAAAGCTCAGAAAGCTTTCTGCCGAAAGCCTTATTGAGGAGCTTTTGAATGAACCAATTGTAAGTGACTATATTGAAAGAAGCATACAGTTATTTGCTTGGATGGTGGCAAATGACCATCTTGTTCTCCAGTTTGCATTTCCAGAGCATGTTGAAAAGCCAGGAATATTTCATGAGAAGATAGGTATTTTTCGTTTTCCATGGGGTGACAAAGTTGCCTTTACCGGTTCAGCTAATGAGTCAGAAAATGGATATGAACGTAATTATGAGTCGATTGATGTTTACCGAAGTTGGATTTCTGGAGATGAGGAAAGGGTTCGTATTAAACAGGAACAATTTGAAGAAGCCTGGGCAGCAAAGGCTGTGGGTTTAAAAGTTTTACCACTATCGCTAGAGTCCGCCGCACTAATTCGTAGCAAAGCTCCAGACAAGAAGCCCAGCGTTGATCTTGAGTGTGACCTCAAAAAATCGATAGCAAAAGACAAACCCAACACTTATTTAAATGGCTTAACAAACTCTCAACAAGATAAGAGAGATAAAGTTCAATGGAGACATCAAGATGAGGCAATTGCTGCTTTTCTGAAAATAAGACATGGAGTTTTAGAAATGGCTACGGGCACAGGAAAAACCCGTACAGCAATTAATATTCTTTCAGTGCTCGATCAAAACAATGAAATCGATGGAATTGTTATTAGTACAGAAGGAACAGATTTATTAGACCAATGGCGGAAGGAGATCGAACCTTGGGCTATCAAACGACTTCGCCCATATAGGGTTTTAAGACATTATGATAAGCATCATGAGTTAGGAGAGTTTGCTTTAAACCATAATCGAGCCATATTAGTTATTTCCCGTGAACAGCTTGCCTCTTTGTTTAACCGCCTCGACAGTAGTTTCAAAGAGCGTTTGATCATTATTCATGATGAAGTGCACGGATTAGGAAGCCCATCACTGCGAACTAAACTTGCAGGAGAACATCAGGCTTTTGGATACAGGTTGGGACTAAGTGCAACTCCAGAAAGAGAATACGATCAAGAAGGAACAAAGTTTATTTTCGAAGAAATTGGTGATGTGTTCTTCCAATTTGGGCTAAAAGAAGCGATTGAAAGAGGTATCTTGTGTGAGTTTGATTATGTTCCATTAACCTACCCTGTTACAGAAGGTGATCGGCAGCGTTTGCAACAAGTTTATGCTAAACGTTCGGCTCGACAACGGGAAGGTAGACCGATGACCAAACAGGAGTTGTGGACAGAACTTGCGCGAGTCTATAAAACGGCAGAAAAGAAACCGGAAATTTTCGCCGAATATCTGAGTTTAAATCCTCAGGTGATTAAATCTACCATTATATTCGTAGAGGATAAAGCCTATGGTGAACCGATTTTAGAAGCATTGGATTCCTACACTCACCGCTATAGAACGTATTATGCAGAAGATGACCGCCGAAATTTGGTTGATTTTTCTCGAGGCAGTATTGATTGCTTGATTACTTGTCATCGTATATCACAAGGAATTGATATCCGAAATCTTCAAAACGTTATCCTATTTTCATCTTCGAGAGCGCGGCTAGAGACCATTCAACGCATTGGAAGATGTCTGCGTACTGATCCAAGTTTTCCTGAAAAAAGAGCAATGATCGTTGATTTTGTGCGTTCTAAAGAGGATGAAGACAATGAACTAAATGCAGATGAGGCTCGGTGCATTTGGCTATCTGCACTTTCGCAAACCAGGAGAATAGAGTAA
- a CDS encoding helix-turn-helix transcriptional regulator: protein MPRSQSDQPNQPTLKDLRKRAGLSQEALARILDVSGKTVSNWERGMSIASLTVPQMKALCDALGVTLSELPDDFSS from the coding sequence ATGCCGCGATCTCAGTCCGATCAGCCTAACCAGCCAACCCTTAAAGACTTGAGAAAGCGAGCGGGGCTTTCCCAGGAGGCGCTAGCGCGGATTTTGGATGTCAGCGGCAAGACCGTGAGCAACTGGGAGCGAGGCATGAGTATAGCTAGCCTCACGGTGCCGCAAATGAAAGCCCTATGCGATGCCCTAGGTGTAACGCTCAGTGAACTGCCCGATGACTTTAGCTCTTAG
- the dndB gene encoding DNA sulfur modification protein DndB → MALPFEYLFPAIRGIQAGHEYYVSMCPVRLIPKLFSFDDEEIPAELRSQRVLNKQRVPEIARYIIDNPKDYVFSAITVSVNATVAFEAVAGEDIGQLKIPMDARFVINDGQHRRAAFEQALKENPELGDETIAVVFFLDLGLKRSQQMFTDLNRYAARPDASLNILYDSRDKKAILSKEVVKRVPIFAKLTDPERSNLPVRSSKLFTLSAIYSATQHLLTNHRDAAIEEKIALAVRFWEAVSQNILDWHQVLAKEVSAGEIRREYVHSHAVTLSGIGKAGAALIATYPDGDWAELLRGLRKIDWLRSNRDWEGRIMVAGRLSKSKTSVIFMTTYIKKALGLSLTQEEEQLERVYVLAGR, encoded by the coding sequence ATGGCTCTCCCATTCGAGTATCTGTTTCCGGCTATCAGGGGCATTCAGGCGGGGCACGAGTATTACGTCTCCATGTGCCCGGTGCGTCTCATCCCCAAGCTGTTCTCGTTCGACGATGAGGAGATCCCTGCTGAACTCAGGTCTCAGCGGGTACTCAACAAGCAGCGGGTGCCCGAGATTGCCCGCTATATCATCGACAACCCCAAAGACTATGTGTTCTCAGCGATCACAGTCTCGGTGAATGCCACCGTCGCCTTTGAAGCCGTAGCTGGGGAAGACATCGGCCAACTCAAGATCCCTATGGATGCCCGGTTTGTCATCAACGATGGGCAGCACCGCCGAGCGGCCTTCGAGCAGGCGCTGAAGGAAAACCCCGAATTGGGGGATGAAACCATTGCTGTAGTGTTCTTCCTCGACCTGGGGCTAAAGCGATCGCAGCAGATGTTCACCGACCTCAACCGCTACGCCGCCCGCCCCGACGCCTCCCTCAACATCCTCTACGACTCCCGCGACAAGAAAGCGATCCTCTCCAAGGAGGTCGTCAAGCGGGTACCCATTTTCGCCAAGCTGACAGACCCAGAGCGCAGCAACCTGCCGGTGCGCTCTAGCAAACTGTTCACCCTCAGCGCCATCTACAGCGCCACTCAGCACCTGTTAACCAACCACCGCGATGCTGCCATAGAGGAAAAAATTGCCCTTGCCGTCCGCTTTTGGGAGGCGGTCAGTCAAAACATTCTTGACTGGCACCAGGTGCTCGCGAAGGAAGTGAGCGCTGGCGAGATTCGGCGCGAGTACGTCCACAGCCACGCCGTTACCTTGTCAGGCATTGGCAAAGCCGGGGCCGCGCTAATTGCGACTTACCCCGACGGCGACTGGGCGGAACTGCTGCGGGGGCTGCGCAAGATCGACTGGCTGCGCTCCAACCGTGACTGGGAGGGGCGCATTATGGTGGCTGGGCGGCTGTCAAAATCTAAAACCAGCGTTATTTTCATGACGACCTACATCAAAAAGGCATTAGGCTTATCGCTGACCCAAGAAGAGGAGCAGCTAGAGCGGGTTTACGTACTAGCAGGGAGATAA
- a CDS encoding nucleoside triphosphate pyrophosphohydrolase: MNISPFHVWAIVRFLPDMQRIVVNRFRRRSDAEECLRVLRRAATGRDYTLLYYPPGEESTFMVRKEYNKLVRDRIPEILESQQIKFGIEEMTQADYCQALRQKLIEEAQEAAEAVETNLVTELADLCEVIDATMGAYGIQRNQVLACQMQRRIDRGAFSQRLRLLWTET, from the coding sequence ATGAATATCAGCCCATTCCATGTTTGGGCGATTGTGCGCTTTCTGCCCGACATGCAGCGGATAGTGGTCAATCGCTTTCGTCGCCGCTCTGATGCGGAAGAATGTCTACGGGTGCTGCGTCGCGCTGCGACTGGTCGTGACTACACGCTGCTCTACTATCCCCCCGGAGAGGAATCTACGTTTATGGTGCGCAAGGAATATAACAAGCTGGTGCGCGATCGCATCCCCGAAATTCTAGAAAGCCAACAGATCAAGTTTGGCATTGAGGAGATGACCCAGGCCGACTACTGCCAGGCATTGCGGCAAAAGCTGATCGAGGAAGCGCAGGAAGCCGCTGAGGCTGTGGAGACCAACCTGGTGACCGAACTCGCTGACCTCTGCGAGGTGATTGATGCAACGATGGGCGCGTATGGCATTCAGCGGAACCAAGTGCTGGCTTGCCAGATGCAGCGGCGCATTGACCGAGGTGCGTTTAGTCAAAGGCTGCGACTGCTCTGGACGGAAACCTAG